The following coding sequences are from one Venturia canescens isolate UGA chromosome 5, ASM1945775v1, whole genome shotgun sequence window:
- the Caper gene encoding RNA-binding protein 39 isoform X3, whose product MAEDLDVEAMLEAPYRKGEQDSSTKDKTTNKENGSSRKSGKSKHRSRSRSRSRERREKRDRDRSERDRDRDRDRDRDRDRDRDRDRDRDRDRDRKRKSRSREKRDRSEKDSGSGEKDREKKDKDRDRERERDRDRDRDRDRDRDRERDRDRDRDRDRRRRRSLTPIILPRARPPFGKGVSPLRLRSDELTPEERDARTVFCMQLSQRIRARDLEEFFSSVGKVQDVRLITCNKTRRFKGIAYVEFKDPESVTLALGLSGQKLLGIPIVVQPTQAEKNRMGNSMPNLMPKGQTGPMRLYVGSLHFNITEDMLRGIFEPFGKIDNIQLIMDPETGRSKGYGFLTFRNADDAKKALEQLNGFELAGRPMKVGNVTERTDLIQGPSLLDTDELDRSGIDLGATGRLQLMFKLAEGTGLELPQAAANALNMAPTTTVPQPPPQAAPPIATQCFMLSNMFDPSNESNQSEYFDESNPTWSREIRDDVIEECNKHGGVLHVYVDQASPQGNVYVKCPSIATAVAAVNSLHGRWFAGRVITAAYVPLVNYHSLFPDAMAALQLLAPSAPRRGL is encoded by the exons ATGGCGGAGGACTTGGATGTCGAGGCGATGCTGGAAGCGCCATATAGGAAAGGG GAGCAGGACTCTTCGACCAAAGACAAAACCACCAATAAGGAGAATGGGTCCAGCAGGAAGTCAGG GAAGAGCAAACATCGCTCGCGCAGTCGCTCACGCTCGCGGGAACGTCGGGAAAAAAGAGATCGCGATCGCAGCGAGCGCGATCGGGACAGAGACCGTGATCGTGATCGTGATCGTGACCGAGATCGTGATCGTGATCGTGATCGTGACAGAGATCGCGATCGAAAACGGAAATCGCGTTCCCGAGAGAAACGGGATCGAAGTGAAAAGGATTCTGGAAGTGGGGAGAAGGAtcgcgagaaaaaagacaaagATCGCGaccgagagagggagagggacaGAGACAGGGACCGAGATAGAGACAGAGACAGGGATCGTGAACGCGATCGTGATCGTGATCGCGACAGGGATAGAAGGCGAAGAAGATCACTCACACCCATCATTCTGCCGCGTGCTAGACCACCATTTGGCAAAGGCGTCAGTCCGTTACGACT CCGATCCGACGAGCTGACGCCCGAGGAACGTGACGCTCGAACGGTCTTTTGTATGCAATTGAGTCAGCGTATAAGGGCACGCGatttggaagaatttttctcgagCGTTGGAAAAGTACAGGATGTCAGACTTATTACTTGTAACAAAACTAGACGATTCAAAGGAATCGCTTATGTTGAATTCAAGGATCCTGAGAGCGTTACACTC GCACTTGGATTATCGGGTCAAAAATTGTTGGGTATACCAATTGTGGTGCAGCCGACTCAAGccgagaaaaatcgaatgggCAATTCCATGCCAAACCTGATGCCAAAAGGTCAAACAGGTCCAATGAGACTCTACGTTGGTTCTCTTCACTTTAACATTACGGAAGATATGTTGCGGGGTATATTTGAACCTTTCGGAAAGATTGATAACATTCAATTGATAATGGATCCTGAAACGGGTCGTAGCAAAGGCTACGGGTTTTTAACT TTTCGAAACGCGGATGACGCAAAAAAAGCGTTGGAACAACTGAATGGTTTCGAGCTTGCGGGTCGACCGATGAAAGTTGGTAACGTCACTGAAAGAACAGACCTCATTCAAGGACCTTCGCTCCTCGATACAGACGAGCTTGATCGCAGTGGAATCGATCTTGGCGCCACGGGACGTCTTCAACTTATGTTCAAACTCGCGGAAGGCACTGGTCTAGAATTACCACAAGCGGCGGCAAATGCTCTGAATATGGCGCCAACCACAACTGTTCCTCAACCTCCACCTCAGGCTGCACCGCCCATCGCTACACAGTGTTTTATGCTATCCAACATGTTTGATCCATCTAA TGAATCGAATCAATCTGAGTATTTCGA TGAATCGAATCCAACATGGTCGAGGGAGATTCGCGACGACGTGATCGAAGAGTGCAACAAGCACGGGGGCGTATTGCACGTTTACGTCGATCAAGCGTCGCCACAGGGCAATGTTTACGTCAAATGTCCATCAATCGCTACTGCCGTTGCGGCGGTAAATTCGTTACACGGACGATGGTTCGCTGGTCGTGTTATAACAGCGGCTTACGTGCCTCTTGTTAATTATCATTCACTTTTCCCGGACGCGATGGCCG
- the Caper gene encoding RNA-binding protein 39 isoform X2 — MRGVSESSPSRTMAEDLDVEAMLEAPYRKGEQDSSTKDKTTNKENGSSRKSGKSKHRSRSRSRSRERREKRDRDRSERDRDRDRDRDRDRDRDRDRDRDRDRDRDRKRKSRSREKRDRSEKDSGSGEKDREKKDKDRDRERERDRDRDRDRDRDRDRERDRDRDRDRDRRRRRSLTPIILPRARPPFGKGVSPLRLRSDELTPEERDARTVFCMQLSQRIRARDLEEFFSSVGKVQDVRLITCNKTRRFKGIAYVEFKDPESVTLALGLSGQKLLGIPIVVQPTQAEKNRMGNSMPNLMPKGQTGPMRLYVGSLHFNITEDMLRGIFEPFGKIDNIQLIMDPETGRSKGYGFLTFRNADDAKKALEQLNGFELAGRPMKVGNVTERTDLIQGPSLLDTDELDRSGIDLGATGRLQLMFKLAEGTGLELPQAAANALNMAPTTTVPQPPPQAAPPIATQCFMLSNMFDPSNESNPTWSREIRDDVIEECNKHGGVLHVYVDQASPQGNVYVKCPSIATAVAAVNSLHGRWFAGRVITAAYVPLVNYHSLFPDAMAALQLLAPSAPRRGL, encoded by the exons ATGCGTGGCGTTTCAGAAAGCTCACCAAGTCGTACAATGGCGGAGGACTTGGATGTCGAGGCGATGCTGGAAGCGCCATATAGGAAAGGG GAGCAGGACTCTTCGACCAAAGACAAAACCACCAATAAGGAGAATGGGTCCAGCAGGAAGTCAGG GAAGAGCAAACATCGCTCGCGCAGTCGCTCACGCTCGCGGGAACGTCGGGAAAAAAGAGATCGCGATCGCAGCGAGCGCGATCGGGACAGAGACCGTGATCGTGATCGTGATCGTGACCGAGATCGTGATCGTGATCGTGATCGTGACAGAGATCGCGATCGAAAACGGAAATCGCGTTCCCGAGAGAAACGGGATCGAAGTGAAAAGGATTCTGGAAGTGGGGAGAAGGAtcgcgagaaaaaagacaaagATCGCGaccgagagagggagagggacaGAGACAGGGACCGAGATAGAGACAGAGACAGGGATCGTGAACGCGATCGTGATCGTGATCGCGACAGGGATAGAAGGCGAAGAAGATCACTCACACCCATCATTCTGCCGCGTGCTAGACCACCATTTGGCAAAGGCGTCAGTCCGTTACGACT CCGATCCGACGAGCTGACGCCCGAGGAACGTGACGCTCGAACGGTCTTTTGTATGCAATTGAGTCAGCGTATAAGGGCACGCGatttggaagaatttttctcgagCGTTGGAAAAGTACAGGATGTCAGACTTATTACTTGTAACAAAACTAGACGATTCAAAGGAATCGCTTATGTTGAATTCAAGGATCCTGAGAGCGTTACACTC GCACTTGGATTATCGGGTCAAAAATTGTTGGGTATACCAATTGTGGTGCAGCCGACTCAAGccgagaaaaatcgaatgggCAATTCCATGCCAAACCTGATGCCAAAAGGTCAAACAGGTCCAATGAGACTCTACGTTGGTTCTCTTCACTTTAACATTACGGAAGATATGTTGCGGGGTATATTTGAACCTTTCGGAAAGATTGATAACATTCAATTGATAATGGATCCTGAAACGGGTCGTAGCAAAGGCTACGGGTTTTTAACT TTTCGAAACGCGGATGACGCAAAAAAAGCGTTGGAACAACTGAATGGTTTCGAGCTTGCGGGTCGACCGATGAAAGTTGGTAACGTCACTGAAAGAACAGACCTCATTCAAGGACCTTCGCTCCTCGATACAGACGAGCTTGATCGCAGTGGAATCGATCTTGGCGCCACGGGACGTCTTCAACTTATGTTCAAACTCGCGGAAGGCACTGGTCTAGAATTACCACAAGCGGCGGCAAATGCTCTGAATATGGCGCCAACCACAACTGTTCCTCAACCTCCACCTCAGGCTGCACCGCCCATCGCTACACAGTGTTTTATGCTATCCAACATGTTTGATCCATCTAA TGAATCGAATCCAACATGGTCGAGGGAGATTCGCGACGACGTGATCGAAGAGTGCAACAAGCACGGGGGCGTATTGCACGTTTACGTCGATCAAGCGTCGCCACAGGGCAATGTTTACGTCAAATGTCCATCAATCGCTACTGCCGTTGCGGCGGTAAATTCGTTACACGGACGATGGTTCGCTGGTCGTGTTATAACAGCGGCTTACGTGCCTCTTGTTAATTATCATTCACTTTTCCCGGACGCGATGGCCG
- the Caper gene encoding RNA-binding protein 39 isoform X1, producing the protein MRGVSESSPSRTMAEDLDVEAMLEAPYRKGEQDSSTKDKTTNKENGSSRKSGKSKHRSRSRSRSRERREKRDRDRSERDRDRDRDRDRDRDRDRDRDRDRDRDRDRKRKSRSREKRDRSEKDSGSGEKDREKKDKDRDRERERDRDRDRDRDRDRDRERDRDRDRDRDRRRRRSLTPIILPRARPPFGKGVSPLRLRSDELTPEERDARTVFCMQLSQRIRARDLEEFFSSVGKVQDVRLITCNKTRRFKGIAYVEFKDPESVTLALGLSGQKLLGIPIVVQPTQAEKNRMGNSMPNLMPKGQTGPMRLYVGSLHFNITEDMLRGIFEPFGKIDNIQLIMDPETGRSKGYGFLTFRNADDAKKALEQLNGFELAGRPMKVGNVTERTDLIQGPSLLDTDELDRSGIDLGATGRLQLMFKLAEGTGLELPQAAANALNMAPTTTVPQPPPQAAPPIATQCFMLSNMFDPSNESNQSEYFDESNPTWSREIRDDVIEECNKHGGVLHVYVDQASPQGNVYVKCPSIATAVAAVNSLHGRWFAGRVITAAYVPLVNYHSLFPDAMAALQLLAPSAPRRGL; encoded by the exons ATGCGTGGCGTTTCAGAAAGCTCACCAAGTCGTACAATGGCGGAGGACTTGGATGTCGAGGCGATGCTGGAAGCGCCATATAGGAAAGGG GAGCAGGACTCTTCGACCAAAGACAAAACCACCAATAAGGAGAATGGGTCCAGCAGGAAGTCAGG GAAGAGCAAACATCGCTCGCGCAGTCGCTCACGCTCGCGGGAACGTCGGGAAAAAAGAGATCGCGATCGCAGCGAGCGCGATCGGGACAGAGACCGTGATCGTGATCGTGATCGTGACCGAGATCGTGATCGTGATCGTGATCGTGACAGAGATCGCGATCGAAAACGGAAATCGCGTTCCCGAGAGAAACGGGATCGAAGTGAAAAGGATTCTGGAAGTGGGGAGAAGGAtcgcgagaaaaaagacaaagATCGCGaccgagagagggagagggacaGAGACAGGGACCGAGATAGAGACAGAGACAGGGATCGTGAACGCGATCGTGATCGTGATCGCGACAGGGATAGAAGGCGAAGAAGATCACTCACACCCATCATTCTGCCGCGTGCTAGACCACCATTTGGCAAAGGCGTCAGTCCGTTACGACT CCGATCCGACGAGCTGACGCCCGAGGAACGTGACGCTCGAACGGTCTTTTGTATGCAATTGAGTCAGCGTATAAGGGCACGCGatttggaagaatttttctcgagCGTTGGAAAAGTACAGGATGTCAGACTTATTACTTGTAACAAAACTAGACGATTCAAAGGAATCGCTTATGTTGAATTCAAGGATCCTGAGAGCGTTACACTC GCACTTGGATTATCGGGTCAAAAATTGTTGGGTATACCAATTGTGGTGCAGCCGACTCAAGccgagaaaaatcgaatgggCAATTCCATGCCAAACCTGATGCCAAAAGGTCAAACAGGTCCAATGAGACTCTACGTTGGTTCTCTTCACTTTAACATTACGGAAGATATGTTGCGGGGTATATTTGAACCTTTCGGAAAGATTGATAACATTCAATTGATAATGGATCCTGAAACGGGTCGTAGCAAAGGCTACGGGTTTTTAACT TTTCGAAACGCGGATGACGCAAAAAAAGCGTTGGAACAACTGAATGGTTTCGAGCTTGCGGGTCGACCGATGAAAGTTGGTAACGTCACTGAAAGAACAGACCTCATTCAAGGACCTTCGCTCCTCGATACAGACGAGCTTGATCGCAGTGGAATCGATCTTGGCGCCACGGGACGTCTTCAACTTATGTTCAAACTCGCGGAAGGCACTGGTCTAGAATTACCACAAGCGGCGGCAAATGCTCTGAATATGGCGCCAACCACAACTGTTCCTCAACCTCCACCTCAGGCTGCACCGCCCATCGCTACACAGTGTTTTATGCTATCCAACATGTTTGATCCATCTAA TGAATCGAATCAATCTGAGTATTTCGA TGAATCGAATCCAACATGGTCGAGGGAGATTCGCGACGACGTGATCGAAGAGTGCAACAAGCACGGGGGCGTATTGCACGTTTACGTCGATCAAGCGTCGCCACAGGGCAATGTTTACGTCAAATGTCCATCAATCGCTACTGCCGTTGCGGCGGTAAATTCGTTACACGGACGATGGTTCGCTGGTCGTGTTATAACAGCGGCTTACGTGCCTCTTGTTAATTATCATTCACTTTTCCCGGACGCGATGGCCG